One Chloroflexota bacterium genomic window carries:
- a CDS encoding superoxide dismutase yields the protein MAHTLPALPYDFAALEPTIDTQTMQIHHGKHHQAYVTNLNAALDKHPEQHNKSLDELLKNLNAVPEDIRTAVRNNGGGHWNHSMFWQIMAPAAGGEPKGALADAIKAAFSDFATFKTQFKAAGVGRFGSGWAWLVSDGGKLSIVSTPNQDNPLMEGKTAIMGVDVWEHAYYLKYQNRRPDYLDAWWNVVNWSEVAKRFGK from the coding sequence ATGGCTCATACGCTTCCCGCGCTTCCCTATGACTTTGCAGCACTCGAACCGACCATCGATACGCAGACGATGCAGATCCACCACGGCAAGCATCATCAGGCGTACGTCACGAATCTGAACGCGGCGCTGGACAAGCACCCCGAACAGCACAATAAGTCGCTCGACGAACTGCTGAAGAATCTGAACGCCGTGCCGGAAGACATCCGCACCGCCGTGCGCAACAACGGCGGCGGCCACTGGAACCACAGCATGTTCTGGCAGATCATGGCCCCAGCCGCAGGCGGCGAGCCGAAGGGCGCGCTGGCCGACGCGATCAAAGCCGCCTTCAGTGACTTCGCGACGTTCAAGACGCAGTTCAAGGCTGCGGGCGTTGGCCGCTTCGGCTCCGGCTGGGCGTGGCTGGTCAGCGACGGTGGCAAGCTCTCAATCGTGAGCACGCCGAACCAGGACAACCCGCTGATGGAAGGCAAGACGGCAATCATGGGCGTCGATGTGTGGGAACACGCCTACTACCTGAAGTACCAGAACCGCCGGCCCGATTATCTTGACGCGTGGTGGAACGTCGTCAACTGGTCCGAAGTCGCCAAGCGCTTCGGCAAATAG
- a CDS encoding nucleoside hydrolase, with product MPIPIIIDTDPGMDDALAILLALRSPEVELRGLTIVAGNVDATQGAINAGKILKAAGRCDIPVAVGTNQPLLRPLGEGWPGHGADGLGGFGDLPSCDSAFHPLGGVRFLIETILASPQPVTLVPIGPLTNIALALAAEPAIIRNIKELVIMGGAVFCPGNSSPTAEFNIWIDPEAARMVFAAGVPIRLVGLDVTMQTILRPVHADRIAAGGGTGALFGARVARAVMPHAMARFGESRMHLHDPLAVGAVIDPTLVRTQKLFVDVETAGFSAGQTVADGRNVWKREPNVDVCVEVDGERFVELFVERLSADN from the coding sequence ATGCCGATTCCGATCATCATTGACACCGACCCCGGCATGGACGACGCGCTGGCGATTCTGCTGGCCCTGCGCTCGCCGGAAGTGGAGTTGCGCGGCCTGACGATTGTCGCGGGCAACGTGGACGCGACGCAGGGCGCGATCAACGCGGGCAAGATATTGAAGGCGGCCGGACGCTGCGACATTCCGGTCGCGGTCGGCACGAACCAGCCGTTGCTGCGCCCGCTCGGCGAAGGCTGGCCTGGCCACGGCGCCGACGGTCTGGGTGGGTTCGGCGATCTGCCGTCGTGCGACAGCGCGTTTCACCCGCTCGGCGGGGTTCGCTTCCTAATCGAGACGATCCTCGCGTCGCCGCAGCCGGTCACGCTGGTGCCGATCGGACCGCTGACGAACATCGCGCTGGCGCTGGCCGCCGAGCCGGCGATCATCCGCAATATCAAGGAACTGGTCATCATGGGCGGCGCGGTGTTCTGCCCCGGCAACTCGTCGCCGACCGCGGAGTTCAACATCTGGATCGATCCGGAGGCGGCGCGCATGGTCTTCGCTGCCGGCGTGCCGATCCGGCTGGTGGGGCTGGACGTGACGATGCAGACGATCCTACGGCCGGTGCACGCGGACCGCATCGCAGCCGGCGGCGGAACGGGCGCGCTGTTCGGCGCGCGCGTGGCGCGCGCGGTCATGCCGCACGCCATGGCACGCTTTGGCGAGTCGCGCATGCACCTGCACGATCCGCTGGCGGTCGGCGCGGTGATCGATCCGACGCTCGTGCGCACGCAGAAGCTGTTCGTGGACGTGGAGACGGCGGGCTTCAGCGCGGGGCAGACGGTGGCCGACGGGCGTAACGTTTGGAAGCGCGAGCCAAACGTCGATGTGTGCGTTGAGGTGGACGGCGAGCGCTTTGTGGAATTGTTTGTGGAGCGGCTGTCAGCGGATAATTAG
- a CDS encoding DUF2723 domain-containing protein: MARKSWPAVLVFLAALALYARTLAPSVAELFDDSLEFQLVGYTLAIAHPTGYPLYTLLLKAATVLPSGDPAYRANLLSAVCAGLAVALIYLVAARLSGSRLAGLVSAAALAVSPVFWSQAVIAEVYALNALFYGVILLAALPSEDGAHAGFGAKLAPLAFLFGLALTHHRMIVLLGFGVAVATLWQWVAAGGGRVLPAWPRLLREGGRLALLFAAPLLLYLYLPLRGSVGSLDGTYENTPGGFVRWVTASGYTSFLSENLFNVHYDAAYFANLFAGQFGLVGSTLAVLGVVVWAARVPRWRQPPAVTSACLLTALAACVAFVLDYRVPDVQVFAIPAFMLLALALGVGFAWLAARAGSHARLAQVALVALLVVSGVPVAQAAWVENDLSGRTGPRDYGRDIVSQPLPPNASLVGILGEMTLVRYFQATEGAQPSLVTVAADRDAERLAAIERELAAGRTVFTTRPLKGLAEAHALGAAGPLVRVWAVPPDADVPPDAPRVGAIRYRFDGVQWLGGRGARASLTWAPDATPDVDLKVSARLMRGDLLVAQKDDWPVRSAYRSQFWRPGTAIADAYDVALPQDAPSGDYRLLLIIYRADSGAELGRIDAGTLKLGRDFRLISQAIWAQKVGELQVIVPKGLLQHGHVLLQ; the protein is encoded by the coding sequence ATGGCACGCAAATCGTGGCCGGCGGTGCTGGTCTTCCTGGCCGCTCTGGCCCTGTACGCGCGCACCCTCGCGCCTTCGGTCGCCGAGCTATTCGACGACTCGCTGGAGTTCCAACTGGTCGGGTATACACTGGCGATCGCCCACCCGACCGGATACCCGCTCTACACGCTGTTGCTCAAGGCCGCGACGGTCCTGCCATCGGGCGATCCGGCTTACCGCGCCAATCTGCTCTCGGCCGTCTGCGCTGGGCTGGCCGTGGCGCTGATTTACCTCGTCGCGGCGCGGCTGAGCGGCTCGCGCCTAGCCGGGTTGGTGTCGGCGGCGGCACTGGCGGTGTCGCCAGTCTTCTGGTCGCAAGCGGTCATCGCGGAAGTGTACGCGCTCAACGCGCTGTTCTACGGCGTCATCCTGCTGGCTGCGTTGCCCTCCGAAGATGGCGCGCACGCCGGCTTCGGCGCGAAACTGGCCCCGCTGGCGTTCCTGTTCGGGCTGGCATTGACACATCACCGCATGATCGTCTTGCTCGGCTTTGGTGTGGCGGTCGCTACACTTTGGCAATGGGTGGCTGCGGGCGGCGGGCGCGTGCTGCCAGCGTGGCCGCGATTGTTGCGGGAAGGGGGACGGCTGGCGCTGTTGTTCGCTGCGCCGCTGCTGCTCTACCTGTATCTGCCGCTGCGCGGCTCCGTAGGCTCTCTGGATGGCACATATGAGAATACGCCGGGCGGATTTGTCCGCTGGGTGACCGCCAGCGGCTACACGTCGTTCCTGTCCGAGAACCTGTTCAACGTTCACTACGACGCCGCCTACTTTGCCAACCTGTTCGCCGGCCAGTTCGGGCTGGTTGGCAGTACGCTGGCGGTGCTGGGCGTTGTCGTGTGGGCGGCTCGCGTGCCGCGCTGGCGGCAGCCACCCGCCGTCACGAGTGCATGTCTGCTCACGGCATTGGCGGCCTGCGTCGCGTTTGTGCTGGATTACCGCGTGCCCGATGTGCAGGTGTTCGCCATCCCGGCGTTCATGCTGCTGGCGCTGGCGCTCGGCGTCGGGTTTGCGTGGCTGGCGGCACGCGCTGGTTCGCACGCGCGCCTGGCGCAGGTGGCTTTGGTCGCGTTGCTGGTCGTCTCCGGCGTGCCGGTCGCGCAGGCGGCGTGGGTGGAGAACGACCTGAGCGGACGCACCGGGCCACGCGACTACGGGCGCGACATCGTCTCGCAGCCTCTGCCGCCCAACGCCTCGCTGGTTGGCATCCTCGGTGAGATGACGCTGGTACGCTATTTTCAGGCGACCGAGGGCGCGCAGCCGTCACTGGTGACCGTTGCCGCCGACCGCGATGCCGAGCGCCTGGCCGCGATCGAGCGCGAACTGGCGGCGGGGCGTACGGTGTTCACGACGCGCCCGTTGAAAGGCCTGGCGGAGGCGCACGCGCTCGGCGCGGCCGGGCCGCTGGTGCGCGTCTGGGCCGTGCCGCCGGACGCTGACGTGCCCCCCGATGCACCGCGCGTCGGTGCGATCCGCTACCGGTTCGACGGCGTACAGTGGCTCGGCGGACGCGGGGCGCGCGCATCGCTGACCTGGGCGCCCGACGCGACGCCGGACGTTGACCTGAAGGTGTCGGCGCGGCTGATGCGCGGCGATCTGTTGGTCGCGCAGAAAGACGACTGGCCGGTGCGCAGCGCGTACCGCTCGCAGTTCTGGCGGCCCGGCACGGCGATAGCCGACGCGTACGATGTCGCGCTGCCGCAGGATGCGCCGAGCGGCGATTACCGGCTGCTGCTGATCATCTACCGCGCGGATAGTGGCGCTGAACTGGGCCGCATCGACGCCGGAACGCTGAAGCTGGGGCGGGACTTTCGATTGATCTCACAGGCAATTTGGGCTCAGAAGGTCGGAGAATTGCAGGTCATCGTGCCAAAGGGGCTATTGCAGCACGGTCATGTTCTCCTACAATAG
- a CDS encoding MaoC family dehydratase N-terminal domain-containing protein — protein sequence MSTPFTPPRGLYFDEIAEGFQITSPGRTITEADVVLFAGLSGDYNPLHTDEEYAKLTMFGGRIAHGLLILSIASGLAMQLGFMLGTVEAFRELTWTFRKPVVAGDTIHITATCASKKPIRGYVGGLVTFDLSVINQKGDVVHKGAWTLLVKGKPAA from the coding sequence ATGTCTACCCCGTTCACGCCGCCGCGCGGCCTCTACTTTGACGAGATTGCCGAAGGCTTCCAGATCACCTCGCCGGGCCGTACGATCACCGAGGCCGACGTCGTGTTGTTCGCCGGGCTGTCGGGCGACTACAACCCGCTGCACACCGACGAGGAGTACGCCAAACTGACGATGTTCGGCGGGCGCATCGCCCACGGCCTGCTCATCCTGTCCATCGCCTCCGGGCTGGCGATGCAACTCGGCTTCATGCTCGGCACCGTCGAAGCGTTCCGCGAACTGACCTGGACGTTCCGCAAGCCGGTCGTCGCCGGCGACACGATTCATATCACGGCCACCTGCGCGTCGAAGAAGCCGATCCGCGGCTACGTCGGCGGCTTGGTCACGTTCGACCTGTCCGTCATCAACCAGAAGGGCGACGTCGTGCACAAGGGCGCCTGGACGCTGCTCGTCAAGGGCAAGCCTGCCGCCTAG
- a CDS encoding tetratricopeptide repeat protein gives MNAPYRWSINVVIGTTLLNRYRIDAELGHGGMGLVYRGHDLWLDRPVAVKVINRPGLDDEHHARLRREARAAAKLNHPNIISVFDINESGGMPFIVMELLDGQTLREAGPFSLAQVMQIAGQLCNALEHAHTRGIVHRDLKPENVMLVQVSGRPSVKLMDLGLALARGAPSITGADAVVGTALYMAPEQSQGQNVDGRADLYALGVMLFELCTGRRPYNGDDVVAVLMQHWTAPIPSLTQANPAISPALESVVQKLLAKKPEHRFQTAGEVYMALLATPEAGSDALLAPVMPSAQAPTQMAVMAMATLAPSTEITFEEWPLDPVPHVPELIGRESELARGEARLNANGLLVLEGMAGAGKTTLGAALARRQLAHGRAVLWVSLDPTGKNSAEAIYWDVAAYLARDGKPELWSFLREEARMQESPDARPRDRARRLGLLLACLQRGCYTIGLDNVHVLARGAEAEFAHLFGELRKRIENRPDAPPAQLIIMARELAPAIRQLSDGPFSGFSAADALRYLDAHSVQLPAGAFEALHAKVAGNPLLLRLCLPGLQARCDDPAALARFIDGLAGQQNVRDFLIESLPLSADEQLVVEALAVFNAPAPRDAIEELLADREIGALHDIIDRLVRAHQAEESPETGDIALHALVRDYSYARIDRARRLQLHARAAAYLRARRAPLATAYHYRMARDYEAAARLLVHVAPELMRSGRLDALLEQIAPLEREQVGDEIWPALSTLRGTALYRRGAYDEAVEAFSEALLLAEPATQAVLHNRLGWCWQARGRFADALAAYHRQLALAESLSDTAQAAEAQLGIGRVLSRRGEFDDAVRHLQEAARIGERSGDSLLAARAQGNLGLVYQQRGRLDEALESGQRALDAFRRARRVDYVANALGNLGVVHHVRHEHERAAAYYQQAIQIYEQVGDPYYLVMAYNNLGELRIAQGQPQDAIAELSRSTTLAEQTGNDYMLAVACANLAEAHLALGRVADARAAAIRAVDLARTVGVPQQEGIARAKLGETLARSGRAADAASEFEAAVSLLAQAGNKPELARALRAYGESLLAGDAARGRARLNEARALYVELGSTAEADKLSAILSAYPEAERSGGES, from the coding sequence TTGAACGCCCCCTACCGTTGGAGCATCAACGTCGTGATCGGCACCACACTGCTCAACCGCTACCGCATCGATGCCGAGCTAGGCCATGGCGGCATGGGACTGGTCTATCGCGGCCACGACCTCTGGCTCGACCGCCCGGTCGCCGTCAAGGTCATTAACCGTCCCGGACTGGACGACGAGCACCACGCGCGCCTGCGGCGCGAGGCGCGCGCGGCCGCGAAGCTCAACCACCCGAACATCATCTCCGTCTTCGACATCAACGAGTCCGGCGGTATGCCGTTCATCGTCATGGAGTTGCTGGACGGCCAGACGCTGCGCGAGGCGGGGCCGTTTTCGCTGGCGCAGGTCATGCAGATCGCCGGCCAGTTGTGCAACGCGCTGGAGCACGCGCACACGCGCGGCATCGTGCACCGCGACCTCAAGCCGGAAAACGTGATGCTGGTGCAGGTATCCGGCCGCCCGTCGGTCAAGCTGATGGACCTCGGCCTGGCGCTGGCGCGCGGCGCGCCCAGCATCACGGGCGCGGACGCCGTGGTAGGCACCGCACTGTACATGGCGCCGGAGCAGTCGCAGGGCCAGAATGTCGACGGCCGCGCCGACCTGTACGCGCTCGGCGTGATGCTCTTCGAGTTGTGCACCGGGCGCCGCCCGTATAACGGCGACGATGTGGTCGCGGTGCTGATGCAGCACTGGACCGCGCCCATTCCTTCCCTGACGCAGGCCAATCCCGCCATCTCCCCCGCGCTCGAATCGGTTGTCCAGAAGCTGCTGGCGAAGAAGCCCGAGCACCGCTTCCAGACCGCCGGCGAGGTGTATATGGCGCTGCTCGCCACGCCAGAAGCGGGCAGCGACGCGCTGCTGGCGCCGGTGATGCCGTCCGCGCAAGCGCCCACGCAGATGGCCGTGATGGCCATGGCCACCCTCGCCCCATCCACTGAAATCACATTTGAAGAATGGCCGCTCGACCCGGTGCCGCATGTGCCGGAACTGATCGGCCGCGAATCCGAACTGGCGCGCGGTGAGGCGCGACTGAATGCGAACGGTCTGCTGGTCCTCGAGGGCATGGCCGGGGCCGGCAAGACCACGCTCGGCGCCGCGCTCGCCCGCCGGCAACTGGCGCATGGCCGCGCCGTGCTCTGGGTCAGCCTCGACCCGACTGGCAAGAACAGCGCCGAGGCGATCTACTGGGACGTCGCGGCCTACCTGGCGCGCGACGGCAAGCCCGAGCTCTGGTCATTCCTGCGCGAAGAAGCACGCATGCAGGAATCGCCCGACGCGCGGCCGCGCGACCGCGCTCGCCGGCTGGGGTTGCTGCTGGCCTGCCTGCAGCGCGGCTGCTATACGATTGGCCTCGACAACGTGCATGTCCTGGCGCGCGGCGCGGAGGCAGAGTTCGCGCACCTGTTCGGTGAGCTGCGCAAGCGCATCGAAAACCGGCCCGATGCGCCGCCCGCGCAGCTCATTATCATGGCGCGCGAGCTGGCGCCGGCCATCCGGCAGTTGAGTGATGGCCCGTTCAGTGGTTTCAGCGCCGCCGATGCACTGCGCTACCTCGATGCGCACAGTGTGCAGCTGCCGGCGGGCGCGTTCGAGGCGCTGCATGCCAAGGTCGCCGGCAACCCGCTGCTGCTGCGCCTCTGCCTGCCCGGCCTGCAAGCCCGCTGCGACGATCCGGCCGCGCTGGCGCGTTTCATCGATGGACTGGCCGGCCAGCAGAATGTGCGCGATTTTCTGATCGAGAGCCTGCCGTTGTCCGCCGACGAGCAGCTGGTGGTGGAAGCGCTCGCGGTCTTCAATGCGCCGGCGCCGCGCGACGCCATCGAAGAACTGCTGGCCGACCGCGAGATTGGCGCGCTACATGACATCATCGACCGGCTGGTACGAGCGCACCAGGCAGAGGAATCGCCTGAAACCGGCGACATCGCGCTGCACGCACTGGTGCGCGATTACAGCTATGCGCGCATCGACCGGGCGCGGCGGCTGCAGCTGCATGCGCGCGCGGCGGCGTACTTGCGCGCGCGGCGCGCCCCGCTGGCCACGGCCTATCACTACCGCATGGCACGCGATTATGAGGCCGCCGCCCGCCTGCTGGTGCACGTGGCGCCGGAGTTGATGCGCAGCGGCCGCCTCGATGCGCTGCTGGAACAGATCGCGCCGCTGGAGCGCGAGCAGGTTGGCGACGAGATCTGGCCGGCGCTCTCGACCCTGCGCGGCACCGCATTGTACCGGCGCGGCGCGTACGACGAGGCCGTTGAAGCGTTCAGCGAGGCGCTGCTGCTGGCGGAACCGGCTACCCAGGCCGTATTGCACAATCGGCTTGGCTGGTGCTGGCAGGCGCGCGGGCGCTTCGCCGACGCGCTGGCCGCCTACCACCGGCAGTTGGCGCTGGCCGAATCGTTGTCCGACACCGCGCAGGCGGCCGAGGCGCAGCTCGGCATCGGGCGCGTGCTGTCGCGGCGCGGCGAGTTTGACGATGCCGTCCGGCACCTGCAGGAGGCCGCCCGCATCGGCGAGCGTTCCGGCGACAGCCTGCTCGCGGCGCGCGCGCAAGGCAATCTGGGGCTGGTCTACCAGCAGCGCGGCCGGCTCGACGAGGCGCTTGAAAGCGGCCAGCGCGCGCTCGACGCGTTCCGGCGCGCCCGCCGGGTGGACTACGTGGCCAACGCGCTCGGCAACCTCGGCGTCGTGCATCATGTGCGCCACGAGCACGAGCGCGCCGCTGCGTATTACCAGCAGGCGATCCAGATCTACGAGCAGGTCGGCGACCCCTATTATCTGGTCATGGCGTATAATAATCTCGGCGAGTTGCGGATCGCCCAGGGGCAGCCGCAGGATGCCATCGCCGAACTATCGCGCAGCACGACCCTGGCCGAACAGACTGGCAACGATTACATGCTGGCCGTCGCCTGCGCCAATCTGGCCGAAGCGCACCTGGCGCTCGGCCGTGTGGCGGATGCGCGGGCCGCTGCGATTCGCGCCGTCGATCTGGCGCGCACGGTCGGCGTTCCGCAGCAAGAGGGCATCGCGCGCGCAAAGCTCGGCGAAACGCTGGCCCGCTCCGGGCGCGCTGCGGACGCCGCCAGCGAATTTGAGGCGGCCGTGTCACTGCTGGCACAGGCCGGCAACAAGCCGGAACTCGCACGGGCGCTGCGCGCGTATGGCGAGAGCCTGCTGGCGGGCGATGCCGCGCGCGGACGCGCGCGGTTGAACGAAGCGCGTGCACTGTACGTCGAACTCGGTTCCACCGCGGAAGCTGACAAGCTATCCGCCATTCTATCGGCGTATCCGGAAGCGGAGCGCTCGGGGGGAGAGTCATGA
- a CDS encoding MBL fold metallo-hydrolase produces the protein MPLHKITLPTPFPVGPVNVYLADGDPLTLIDTGPRTSEAFDLLERELGARGYRYADIERIVITHTHPDHFGLVARIAERSGARVWTHPYNAEWFNELDTAMMRRGLFMLQVFNEAGVPEEISAGMTRSGARMGGMFTSVPVSDWLDEGDVIRMDNADWQVLHTPGHASGHLSFYQPDSRRMIAADHLIKHISSNPLMEAPRDYGQPRDKALKLYVESMQRVAQMDVAVAFSGHGEDITDHRGLIDQRLIFHEARMDHLLHLIGDGERTGYQLSRALFPRLSDFELFLGLSEVIGHLDILEEQGRVNAENRDGLIHYRVNG, from the coding sequence ATGCCACTTCATAAAATCACACTGCCCACCCCGTTCCCGGTCGGCCCCGTCAACGTCTACCTGGCCGACGGCGACCCGCTGACGCTGATCGACACCGGGCCGCGCACGAGTGAGGCGTTTGACCTGCTGGAGCGTGAACTCGGCGCGCGCGGCTACCGCTATGCGGACATCGAGCGCATCGTCATCACGCACACCCACCCCGACCACTTCGGGCTGGTCGCGCGCATCGCAGAGCGCAGCGGCGCGCGCGTCTGGACGCATCCGTACAACGCCGAGTGGTTCAACGAACTCGACACGGCGATGATGCGGCGCGGGCTGTTCATGCTGCAGGTGTTCAACGAGGCGGGCGTGCCGGAGGAGATCAGCGCCGGCATGACGCGCAGCGGCGCGCGCATGGGCGGCATGTTCACCAGCGTGCCCGTCTCCGACTGGCTCGACGAGGGCGACGTGATCCGCATGGACAACGCCGACTGGCAGGTGCTGCACACGCCCGGTCATGCCAGCGGCCATCTCTCGTTCTACCAGCCGGACTCCAGGCGCATGATCGCCGCCGACCACCTGATCAAGCATATCTCATCGAACCCGCTGATGGAAGCGCCGCGCGACTACGGCCAGCCGCGCGATAAAGCGCTGAAGCTGTACGTCGAGTCGATGCAGCGCGTAGCGCAAATGGATGTGGCGGTCGCCTTCTCCGGCCACGGCGAAGACATCACTGACCATCGCGGGCTGATCGACCAACGGCTGATCTTCCACGAGGCGCGCATGGACCACCTGCTGCACCTGATCGGTGACGGCGAGCGCACCGGCTACCAGCTTAGCCGCGCGCTGTTCCCGCGCCTGTCGGACTTCGAGCTCTTCCTCGGCCTCTCGGAAGTTATCGGTCACCTCGACATCCTCGAAGAGCAAGGGCGCGTCAACGCGGAAAACCGCGACGGCCTGATTCACTACCGGGTCAACGGATAG
- a CDS encoding MBL fold metallo-hydrolase — MSGEFRITFHGVRGSYPCPNPRMMRVGGNTACVEVLVDGHLIIIDAGTGIINLGRQLLQRAAVAGNGRPTPLHITLLFSHTHHDHTQGFPFFQPAYLGASTLYVFGPRMLRENLEEALARSMRAPNFPVEITDLQSTRVVRNIDEAEMLVLLPGQPAPEVRNIYHDPLDMPPDAVSITLLKSYAHPTTGTFMYRIAWRNKSVVYASDTESYVGGDSRLIAFAKGADLLIHDAQFTHEEYVGMPSPRQGWGHSTPDMAIAVAQAAGVNQLALFHHDPLHEDEQVDEIGRQARARFPGALVASERLSVDI, encoded by the coding sequence ATGAGCGGCGAATTTAGAATCACGTTTCACGGAGTGCGGGGCAGTTATCCCTGCCCTAACCCGCGCATGATGCGCGTAGGCGGCAATACTGCCTGCGTCGAAGTGTTGGTGGACGGGCATCTAATCATCATCGATGCCGGCACCGGCATTATCAACCTCGGACGGCAGTTGCTGCAACGCGCCGCCGTGGCCGGCAACGGCCGCCCGACGCCGCTGCACATTACGCTGCTGTTCAGCCACACGCACCACGACCACACGCAGGGCTTCCCGTTCTTCCAGCCCGCCTACCTGGGCGCCAGCACGCTGTACGTCTTCGGGCCGCGTATGCTGCGTGAGAACCTGGAAGAAGCCCTGGCCCGTTCGATGCGGGCCCCCAATTTCCCGGTCGAGATCACGGATCTGCAGTCCACCCGAGTCGTGCGCAATATCGATGAAGCCGAGATGCTGGTACTGTTACCAGGCCAGCCTGCACCCGAAGTGCGCAATATCTATCACGACCCGCTGGATATGCCGCCCGACGCCGTTTCGATCACGCTGCTCAAGAGCTACGCGCACCCGACTACCGGCACGTTCATGTACCGGATCGCCTGGCGAAACAAAAGCGTCGTGTACGCCAGCGACACGGAGAGTTACGTGGGCGGCGATTCGCGATTGATCGCCTTCGCCAAAGGCGCCGACTTGCTGATCCACGATGCGCAGTTCACGCACGAGGAATACGTCGGCATGCCATCGCCGCGCCAGGGCTGGGGCCACAGCACGCCGGACATGGCGATCGCAGTGGCGCAGGCCGCCGGGGTCAACCAACTGGCCCTGTTCCATCACGATCCGCTGCACGAGGACGAGCAGGTCGACGAGATAGGCCGCCAGGCGCGCGCCAGGTTCCCCGGCGCACTGGTCGCCAGCGAGAGGCTGTCGGTCGATATCTAG
- a CDS encoding catalase, whose translation MTEKKQLTTAHGQPVADNQNSLTAGARGPLLMQDYQLLEKMATFNRERVPERVVHAKGSGAFGTLTITNDITRYSKARVFAKTGKQTPLLMRFSTVAGERGAADAERDVRGFAIKFYTEDGNWDMVGNNTPVFFIRDPYKFGDFIHTQKRDPQTNMRSATAMWDFWSLSPESLHQVTILFSDRGLPQGFRFVHGFSSHTYSFINAKNERFWVKLHFKTMQGIKNWTNAEAEAIVGKDRESSQRDLFEAIARDDFPKWKFQMQVMPEAEAETYRINAFDLTKVWPHADYPLIDVGILELNRNPENYFAEIEQAAFEPSNIVPGIGFSPDKMLQGRIMSYADAHRYRIGVNYAALPVNHPHAEVNTYHRDGHMRFDGNAGGAPNYEPNSFGGPVQDKQYAEPPLKISGDADRYDHRDGNDDYTQPGDLFRLMNTSQKEQLFGNLAEAMHGVPERIIARQLVHFFKADPAYGRGVAAKLGMDMNKYAAWAKLSLAELAEKTAA comes from the coding sequence ATGACTGAGAAGAAACAATTGACCACGGCCCACGGCCAGCCGGTCGCCGACAACCAGAACTCGCTGACCGCCGGCGCGCGCGGGCCGCTGCTGATGCAGGACTATCAGTTGCTGGAGAAGATGGCGACATTCAACCGCGAGCGCGTGCCCGAGCGCGTGGTGCACGCCAAAGGCTCCGGGGCGTTTGGCACCCTCACGATAACCAACGACATCACCCGCTACTCGAAAGCCCGCGTGTTTGCCAAAACCGGCAAGCAAACGCCCTTGCTGATGCGATTCTCCACGGTCGCCGGCGAGCGCGGCGCGGCCGATGCCGAGCGCGACGTGCGCGGCTTCGCGATCAAGTTCTACACTGAAGACGGCAACTGGGACATGGTGGGCAACAATACGCCGGTCTTCTTCATCCGCGACCCGTACAAGTTCGGCGACTTCATCCATACTCAGAAACGCGACCCGCAGACCAATATGCGCAGCGCAACCGCCATGTGGGATTTCTGGTCGCTGTCGCCCGAAAGCCTGCATCAGGTCACGATCCTGTTCAGCGATCGCGGACTGCCGCAGGGCTTCCGCTTCGTGCATGGCTTCAGCAGCCACACCTACAGTTTCATCAACGCGAAGAACGAGCGCTTCTGGGTCAAGCTCCACTTTAAGACCATGCAGGGCATCAAGAATTGGACGAACGCCGAAGCCGAGGCGATCGTCGGCAAGGACCGCGAGAGCTCGCAGCGCGACCTGTTCGAGGCGATCGCGCGCGATGACTTCCCGAAGTGGAAGTTCCAGATGCAGGTGATGCCGGAGGCCGAGGCGGAGACGTACCGCATCAACGCGTTTGACCTGACCAAAGTCTGGCCGCACGCCGACTACCCGCTGATCGATGTCGGCATCCTGGAATTGAACCGCAATCCCGAGAACTACTTCGCCGAGATCGAGCAGGCCGCGTTCGAGCCTTCGAACATCGTGCCGGGCATCGGCTTTTCGCCCGACAAGATGCTCCAGGGGCGCATTATGTCCTATGCGGACGCGCACCGCTACCGCATCGGCGTAAACTATGCTGCTTTGCCGGTCAACCATCCGCACGCGGAAGTCAACACGTATCACCGCGATGGCCACATGCGCTTTGACGGCAACGCCGGCGGCGCGCCGAATTACGAGCCGAATAGCTTTGGCGGACCGGTACAGGACAAGCAATATGCGGAACCGCCGCTCAAGATTTCCGGCGACGCCGACCGCTACGATCATCGCGACGGCAACGACGACTACACGCAGCCCGGCGACCTGTTCCGGCTGATGAATACCAGCCAGAAAGAGCAGCTCTTCGGCAACCTGGCTGAAGCGATGCACGGCGTGCCGGAGCGCATCATCGCCCGCCAGCTCGTGCACTTCTTCAAGGCCGATCCGGCCTACGGGCGCGGCGTGGCCGCCAAGCTTGGCATGGATATGAACAAATACGCTGCCTGGGCGAAGCTGTCCCTGGCCGAACTGGCGGAGAAGACCGCCGCGTAA